Proteins encoded by one window of Rouxiella chamberiensis:
- the lrp gene encoding leucine-responsive transcriptional regulator Lrp, giving the protein MVDNKKRPGKDLDRIDRNILNELQKDGRISNVELSKRVGLSPTPCLERVRRLERQNFIHGYTALLNPHYLDASLLVFVEITLNRGAPDVFEQFNAAVQKLEDIQECHLVSGDFDYLLKTRVPDMSAYRKLLGETLLRLPGVNDTRTYVVMEEVKQTNRLVIKTR; this is encoded by the coding sequence ATGGTAGATAACAAGAAGCGTCCGGGTAAAGATCTCGACCGTATTGACCGTAACATTCTTAATGAGCTGCAAAAGGATGGCCGGATCTCTAACGTCGAGCTTTCAAAACGTGTAGGTTTGTCGCCTACACCATGTCTGGAGCGCGTTCGCCGTCTGGAACGTCAAAACTTCATTCATGGCTACACTGCGTTGCTTAATCCTCACTATCTGGATGCATCGTTGCTGGTGTTCGTTGAGATTACCCTCAACCGTGGCGCACCGGATGTGTTTGAGCAATTCAATGCAGCAGTACAAAAACTAGAAGATATTCAGGAGTGTCACCTGGTCTCCGGCGACTTCGACTATTTGTTGAAAACGCGTGTACCGGATATGTCTGCTTACCGTAAACTGCTGGGCGAAACGTTGCTTCGTTTGCCGGGCGTTAACGACACCCGTACCTATGTGGTCATGGAAGAAGTGAAACAGACTAACCGCCTGGTAATTAAGACCCGGTAA
- the trxB gene encoding thioredoxin-disulfide reductase gives MGTVRHSKLLILGSGPAGYTAAVYAARANLKPVLITGIEKGGQLTTTTEVENWPGDPEGLTGPGLMDRMHEHATKFNTEIIFDHINRVDLQSRPFRLFGDSEEYTCDALIIATGASARYLGLPSEEAFKGRGVSACATCDGFFYRNQKVAVVGGGNTAVEEALYLANIASEVHLIHRREVFRAEKILIDRLNEKVASGKIVLHTNKTLDEVTGDEMGVTGANLRDIHNGELAKVDVAGMFIAIGHSPNTGIFQGQLELENGYIKVQSGIQGNATQTSIPGVFAAGDVMDHVYRQAITSAGTGCMAALDAERYLDGLAEANFQ, from the coding sequence ATGGGTACAGTAAGACACAGCAAGTTATTGATTCTAGGGTCTGGCCCTGCAGGTTATACGGCGGCAGTCTATGCTGCACGCGCCAACCTGAAACCGGTCCTCATCACCGGTATCGAAAAAGGCGGTCAGTTGACCACCACCACGGAAGTGGAAAACTGGCCGGGTGATCCTGAAGGTTTGACTGGACCGGGTCTGATGGACCGCATGCACGAGCACGCGACCAAGTTCAACACCGAAATCATTTTCGACCATATCAACCGCGTAGATCTGCAATCTCGTCCTTTCCGCCTGTTTGGCGACAGCGAAGAGTACACCTGCGATGCGCTGATTATTGCGACCGGTGCATCTGCGCGCTATCTGGGTCTGCCTTCCGAAGAAGCCTTCAAGGGCCGCGGTGTGTCTGCCTGCGCCACCTGCGACGGTTTCTTCTATCGCAACCAGAAAGTCGCGGTGGTCGGCGGCGGCAACACGGCGGTTGAAGAAGCGCTGTATCTGGCAAACATCGCCTCTGAAGTCCATCTGATTCACCGTCGCGAAGTCTTCCGTGCGGAAAAAATCCTGATTGACCGCCTGAACGAGAAAGTTGCCAGCGGCAAAATCGTGCTGCACACCAACAAGACGCTGGACGAAGTCACCGGCGACGAAATGGGCGTGACGGGTGCCAACCTGCGCGACATTCATAACGGCGAACTGGCGAAAGTCGATGTAGCCGGAATGTTTATCGCCATCGGCCACAGCCCGAACACGGGTATCTTCCAGGGTCAGCTGGAGCTTGAAAACGGCTACATCAAAGTGCAGTCCGGCATTCAGGGCAACGCGACCCAGACCAGTATTCCGGGCGTGTTCGCGGCAGGCGATGTGATGGACCACGTGTACCGTCAGGCTATCACCTCCGCAGGCACCGGCTGTATGGCCGCGCTTGATGCCGAGCGTTATCTGGACGGCCTGGCGGAAGCCAACTTCCAGTAA
- the cydD gene encoding heme ABC transporter permease/ATP-binding protein CydD: protein MNKTRQQELLRWLKQQSGRAKKWTRLSMMLGLLSGLLILAQAWLLAGLLHHLVVLHTPRSALWQNFLFLALTFVLRAGVTWLREQVGFICGRLVREAMRKQVLDRLHQLGPAWIKGKPAGSWATLILEQIEEMQDYYARYLPQISLAGIIPLLILVSVFPINWAAGLILLVTAPLIPLFMALVGMGAADANRRNFQALARLGGQFLDSLRGLDTLRLFNRAEAELAQITASTEDFRARTMDVLRLAFLSSAVLEFFASISIAVVAVYFGFSYMGELNFGHYGTPITLFSGFLVLILAPEFFQPLRDLGVFYHAKAQAVGAAESLVAFLGAEGTPPSCGQQPWKDAGPVTLEALDLIVLSPQGERLAGPLNFTLAAGRRVAIVGLSGAGKSSLLNVLLGFLPYRGQLRVNGCELREIAVDDWRQHLGWVGQNPHLPESTIRENIMLGQPNVGLQRLEDAILQAHVDEFTAQLPQGIDTPIGEEAARLSVGQAQRVAVARALLSPCALLLLDEPAASLDADSERRVMHALNQAAKRQTTLLVTHRLEDTAQYDEVWVMENGMLVEQGHYQPLVARNGRFASLLTQRISEPQS, encoded by the coding sequence ATGAATAAAACACGGCAACAAGAACTCCTCCGCTGGCTCAAACAACAGAGCGGCCGAGCGAAAAAATGGACGCGGCTTTCCATGATGCTCGGCCTGCTTTCCGGTCTGCTGATTCTGGCGCAGGCATGGCTGCTCGCAGGGTTGCTGCATCATCTTGTCGTTCTGCACACTCCACGCAGCGCACTGTGGCAAAACTTTCTCTTTCTGGCGCTCACCTTTGTGCTGCGCGCGGGCGTCACCTGGCTGCGCGAACAGGTCGGCTTTATCTGCGGTCGCCTTGTTCGCGAGGCGATGCGAAAACAGGTGCTGGATCGCCTGCATCAACTTGGCCCGGCCTGGATAAAAGGCAAACCGGCCGGAAGCTGGGCAACGCTTATCCTCGAGCAAATCGAAGAGATGCAGGACTATTACGCGCGCTATCTTCCGCAAATTTCACTGGCGGGGATCATTCCACTGCTGATTCTGGTCAGCGTCTTTCCGATTAACTGGGCTGCCGGCCTGATTCTGCTGGTCACCGCCCCGCTCATTCCGCTGTTTATGGCGCTGGTCGGCATGGGCGCGGCGGATGCCAATCGCCGCAACTTTCAGGCACTGGCGCGGCTCGGCGGACAATTTCTCGACAGCCTGCGCGGGCTTGACACGCTACGGCTGTTCAACCGCGCCGAGGCCGAGCTTGCGCAAATAACCGCCTCGACAGAGGATTTCCGCGCCCGCACGATGGACGTGCTGCGACTGGCCTTTCTCTCATCCGCCGTGCTGGAATTTTTTGCCTCGATTTCCATTGCCGTGGTCGCCGTATACTTTGGTTTTTCCTATATGGGCGAGCTGAATTTCGGGCATTACGGCACGCCGATCACCCTGTTTTCGGGCTTTCTGGTGCTGATTCTGGCACCCGAGTTTTTCCAGCCGCTGCGCGATCTCGGGGTATTTTATCATGCCAAGGCGCAGGCCGTGGGCGCGGCAGAAAGTCTGGTCGCCTTTTTAGGTGCCGAAGGGACACCTCCTTCCTGCGGTCAACAGCCCTGGAAAGATGCCGGTCCTGTCACCCTCGAGGCCCTCGACCTCATCGTGCTTTCGCCGCAGGGCGAGAGACTCGCGGGTCCCCTTAACTTTACGCTGGCAGCGGGCCGCCGTGTGGCGATTGTCGGGCTGAGCGGCGCCGGTAAAAGTTCGCTGCTCAACGTCTTGCTCGGGTTTTTACCCTATCGCGGTCAACTGCGGGTCAACGGCTGCGAGCTGCGCGAGATTGCGGTAGACGACTGGCGGCAGCACCTCGGCTGGGTAGGGCAAAACCCTCATCTGCCGGAATCCACGATAAGGGAAAACATTATGCTGGGTCAGCCGAACGTCGGCCTGCAACGGCTCGAAGACGCTATCTTGCAGGCCCATGTCGATGAATTTACCGCGCAGCTGCCACAGGGAATCGACACGCCTATCGGCGAAGAGGCGGCGCGGCTTTCCGTCGGGCAGGCGCAGCGTGTGGCCGTGGCTCGCGCCCTTTTGTCTCCATGCGCACTTTTGCTGCTCGACGAACCGGCGGCGAGCCTCGATGCCGACAGCGAACGGCGGGTGATGCACGCGCTCAATCAGGCGGCGAAACGCCAGACCACGCTGCTGGTCACGCATCGGCTTGAAGACACCGCGCAGTATGACGAGGTGTGGGTCATGGAAAACGGCATGCTGGTCGAGCAAGGTCATTATCAGCCGCTGGTTGCCCGCAACGGGCGGTTTGCCAGCCTGCTCACTCAGCGCATTTCGGAGCCACAGTCATGA
- the aat gene encoding leucyl/phenylalanyl-tRNA--protein transferase, with protein sequence MRLVQLSAHSVDFPPPETALRQPEGLLAIGGDLSPPRLLNAYRHGIFPWFEPGEEILWWSPDPRAVLYPEERHISRSLRRFLRQTAYRYTLNRAFEQVIHACAEARQDGTWIGPLVQQGYLALHHQGHAHSIEVWSGDELVGGMYGVAVGGLFCGESMFSRRVNASKCAIMTFCHYFTAIGGEPIDCQVLNPHTASLGAREIPRRQFLQQLSRLSQRQLPPECWLPQDLPPHDVDLPSLLME encoded by the coding sequence ATGCGTCTGGTCCAGCTTTCAGCCCATTCAGTCGATTTTCCGCCGCCGGAAACTGCCCTGCGCCAGCCCGAGGGTCTGCTGGCGATTGGGGGCGATCTCTCCCCTCCCCGCCTGCTCAATGCCTATCGGCACGGGATTTTCCCGTGGTTCGAACCGGGCGAGGAGATTCTGTGGTGGTCGCCGGACCCGCGTGCCGTGCTGTACCCTGAAGAACGCCATATCAGCCGCAGCCTACGACGTTTTCTGCGGCAGACCGCGTATCGCTACACCCTGAATCGCGCCTTTGAACAGGTTATTCACGCCTGCGCCGAAGCCCGTCAGGACGGCACCTGGATAGGTCCGCTGGTGCAGCAGGGTTATCTTGCCCTGCATCATCAGGGTCATGCGCATTCGATTGAGGTCTGGTCTGGCGATGAACTGGTCGGCGGCATGTATGGTGTGGCGGTTGGCGGGCTGTTCTGCGGCGAGTCGATGTTTAGCCGCCGCGTCAATGCATCCAAGTGTGCAATAATGACTTTTTGCCACTATTTTACCGCAATTGGCGGAGAACCGATTGACTGTCAGGTCCTCAACCCTCACACTGCGTCGCTGGGTGCGAGAGAGATCCCCCGCCGCCAATTTTTGCAGCAGTTATCCCGACTTTCGCAACGCCAGTTGCCGCCGGAATGCTGGTTGCCCCAAGACTTACCCCCACATGACGTTGATTTGCCATCCCTCCTGATGGAATAG
- the infA gene encoding translation initiation factor IF-1, whose protein sequence is MAKEDNIEMQGTVLDTLPNTMFRVELENGHVVTAHISGKMRKNYIRILTGDKVTVELTPYDLSKGRIVFRSR, encoded by the coding sequence ATGGCCAAAGAAGACAACATTGAAATGCAGGGCACCGTATTGGATACGTTGCCAAACACCATGTTCCGCGTTGAATTGGAAAACGGACACGTGGTAACCGCACACATCTCCGGTAAAATGCGCAAGAACTACATCCGCATCCTGACGGGCGACAAAGTCACTGTAGAGTTGACCCCGTACGACCTGAGCAAAGGCCGCATTGTCTTCCGTAGCCGCTGA
- the clpA gene encoding ATP-dependent Clp protease ATP-binding subunit ClpA translates to MLNQELELSLNMAFARAREHRHEFMTVEHLLLALLSNPAAREALEACTVDLVALRQELEAFIEQTTPTLPASEEERDTQPTLSFQRVLQRAVFHVQSSGRSEVSGANVLVAIFSEQESQAAYLLRKHDVSRLDVVNFISHGTRKDEASQAPNNAENPVNEEQSAGEDRMENFTTNLNQLARVGGIDPLIGRDKELERAIQVLCRRRKNNPLLVGESGVGKTAIAEGLAWRIEQGDVPEIMADCTLYSLDIGSLLAGTKYRGDFEKRFKTLLKQLEQDKNSILFIDEIHTIIGAGAASGGQVDAANLIKPLLSSGKIRVIGSTTYQEFSSIFEKDRALARRFQKIDITEPSPEETVQIINGLKTKYEAHHDVRYTAKAVRAAVELSVKYINDRHLPDKAIDVIDEAGARARLMPVSKRKKTVNVSDIESVVARIARIPEKTVSATDRDVLKNLGDRLKMLVFGQDNAVEALTEAIKMSRAGLSQDRKPVGSFLFAGPTGVGKTEVTLQLAKALDIELLRFDMSEYMERHTVSRLIGAPPGYVGFDQGGLLTDAVIKHPHAVVLLDEIEKAHPDVFNLLLQVMDNGTLTDNNGRKADFRNVILVMTTNAGVRETERKSIGLIHQDNSPDAMDEIKKVFTPEFRNRLDNVIWFNHLSTEVIQQVVDKFIVELQAQLDAKGVSLEVSDEARDWLTVKGYDRAMGARPMTRTVQENLKKPLANELLFGSLVDGGSVSVGLDKAADKLTYHFMSAQKLKEEGAVH, encoded by the coding sequence ATGCTCAATCAAGAACTTGAACTCAGTCTCAATATGGCTTTCGCAAGAGCCCGCGAGCACCGGCATGAGTTTATGACCGTCGAGCACCTGCTGTTGGCGTTGCTGAGCAACCCGGCGGCTCGTGAAGCGCTTGAGGCCTGTACGGTCGATCTTGTGGCCTTACGTCAGGAATTGGAAGCCTTCATCGAACAGACCACACCCACTTTACCTGCAAGTGAAGAAGAGCGAGATACCCAGCCGACGTTGAGTTTCCAACGTGTGCTGCAACGCGCTGTTTTCCATGTGCAGTCTTCAGGCCGAAGTGAAGTGTCCGGCGCGAACGTGCTGGTCGCCATCTTCAGTGAACAGGAATCTCAGGCTGCCTATCTGTTGCGCAAGCACGATGTCAGCCGCCTTGACGTGGTGAACTTCATTTCCCACGGTACGCGTAAAGACGAAGCGAGCCAGGCTCCGAACAATGCGGAGAACCCGGTTAACGAAGAGCAGTCGGCAGGGGAAGATCGTATGGAGAACTTCACCACAAATCTTAACCAGTTGGCGCGTGTTGGTGGCATCGACCCGCTGATTGGCCGCGATAAAGAGTTGGAACGTGCTATTCAGGTGCTGTGCCGCCGTCGCAAGAACAATCCGCTGCTGGTGGGTGAGTCCGGCGTAGGTAAAACAGCGATCGCCGAGGGTCTCGCCTGGCGTATTGAACAGGGCGATGTGCCGGAAATCATGGCCGACTGCACGCTCTATTCTCTGGACATTGGTTCACTGCTTGCCGGAACCAAATACCGCGGCGATTTCGAAAAACGCTTCAAGACTTTGCTGAAACAGCTCGAGCAGGACAAGAACAGCATTCTGTTCATCGATGAGATCCACACTATCATCGGCGCAGGTGCCGCGTCCGGCGGTCAGGTTGATGCCGCGAATCTTATCAAACCGCTGCTGTCGAGCGGCAAGATCCGTGTGATCGGCTCAACGACGTATCAGGAATTCAGCAGCATCTTCGAAAAAGATCGCGCGCTGGCCCGACGTTTCCAGAAAATTGATATCACCGAGCCTTCTCCGGAAGAAACGGTGCAGATTATCAATGGCCTGAAAACCAAGTACGAAGCGCACCATGACGTGCGTTACACCGCCAAGGCGGTGCGTGCTGCGGTTGAACTGTCGGTGAAATACATCAACGACCGTCATCTGCCGGACAAAGCCATCGACGTCATTGACGAAGCCGGTGCGCGTGCCCGTCTGATGCCGGTGAGCAAGCGCAAGAAAACCGTTAATGTCAGCGATATCGAAAGCGTGGTTGCCCGTATTGCCCGCATTCCGGAGAAAACCGTGTCAGCCACCGACCGCGATGTGCTGAAAAACCTCGGCGATCGCCTGAAAATGCTGGTATTCGGACAAGACAACGCCGTCGAAGCGCTGACCGAAGCTATCAAGATGAGCCGTGCCGGTCTGAGCCAGGACCGCAAGCCTGTCGGTTCCTTCCTGTTTGCCGGTCCGACCGGTGTCGGGAAAACCGAGGTCACGCTTCAGCTTGCGAAAGCGCTGGACATCGAACTGCTGCGTTTCGATATGTCGGAATATATGGAGCGTCACACCGTGAGCCGTCTGATCGGTGCGCCTCCAGGCTATGTTGGTTTCGATCAGGGCGGTCTGCTGACCGATGCGGTTATCAAGCATCCTCACGCGGTCGTGCTGCTCGATGAAATCGAGAAAGCGCATCCAGACGTCTTCAACCTGCTGCTGCAGGTCATGGACAACGGTACGCTGACCGATAACAACGGCCGCAAAGCCGATTTCCGTAACGTGATACTGGTCATGACCACCAATGCCGGTGTGCGTGAAACCGAGCGTAAATCGATTGGTCTTATTCATCAGGACAACAGCCCTGACGCCATGGACGAGATCAAGAAAGTGTTTACGCCAGAGTTCCGCAACCGTCTGGACAACGTGATTTGGTTCAACCACCTGTCCACCGAGGTTATCCAGCAGGTTGTCGACAAGTTTATCGTCGAACTGCAGGCTCAGCTGGATGCGAAAGGCGTGTCGCTTGAAGTGAGTGACGAAGCGCGCGACTGGCTGACCGTGAAAGGGTACGACCGTGCCATGGGCGCTCGCCCGATGACGCGTACCGTGCAGGAAAACCTGAAGAAACCGCTGGCCAACGAACTGCTGTTTGGTTCACTGGTTGACGGCGGTTCCGTGTCTGTCGGACTAGACAAAGCGGCCGACAAACTGACCTATCACTTTATGAGTGCGCAGAAGCTGAAAGAAGAGGGCGCGGTTCACTGA
- the cspD gene encoding cold shock-like protein CspD, with translation METGTVKWFNNAKGFGFICPLGGGEDIFAHYSTIKMEGYRTLKAGQQVSYDVHEGPKGNHASIIIPVETEAVA, from the coding sequence ATGGAGACGGGTACTGTTAAATGGTTCAATAATGCCAAGGGTTTCGGTTTCATCTGTCCTTTGGGCGGCGGCGAGGACATCTTCGCCCACTACTCCACCATCAAAATGGAGGGTTATCGAACACTCAAGGCAGGGCAACAGGTCAGCTATGATGTTCATGAAGGCCCTAAAGGAAACCATGCCAGCATTATCATTCCAGTTGAAACCGAAGCGGTCGCCTGA
- a CDS encoding VirK/YbjX family protein: MSTLSLPSSQSTPQSGLALLCSLITGHAMPGRMWRKFSYRLKFMARSLFYPRATLQVMNQLAAHPLRDEILLAQPTLPCKVHRPYLAANMTRRQHVQGLCDHYQFIRDRMPLALQLGHLSATPLKLATFAGKDQTLFSIAMNATQHVDKEGEITLRFIDKNNTALANITFAFIHLDSLPTLFIGAIQGPAQHIEHQHIQQATKACHGLFPKRILMEAVLLIADKMNMQQVFAVGNKTHIYECPRYNKRKKFVFADYDAFWQTLGAHQHSNGYYHFPLQVTHKSLDDIASKKRAEYRRRYQLLDDMEMQIREKF; the protein is encoded by the coding sequence ATGTCGACGCTAAGCTTACCTTCATCGCAATCCACACCGCAATCCGGCCTGGCGCTACTTTGCTCGCTGATAACCGGTCACGCCATGCCCGGCAGAATGTGGCGAAAATTTTCGTATCGCCTGAAGTTTATGGCACGCAGTCTGTTTTACCCACGTGCCACCCTTCAGGTCATGAACCAGCTGGCGGCACATCCGCTCAGGGACGAAATTCTGCTGGCCCAGCCCACCTTACCCTGCAAGGTGCATCGCCCCTATCTGGCGGCCAATATGACACGCAGACAGCACGTGCAAGGCCTGTGCGATCATTATCAGTTTATCCGCGACAGGATGCCGCTTGCCCTGCAACTCGGCCATCTCTCCGCTACGCCGCTGAAACTTGCAACCTTTGCAGGAAAAGACCAGACCCTTTTTTCCATCGCCATGAATGCCACACAACACGTCGATAAAGAAGGCGAAATAACCTTAAGGTTTATCGATAAAAATAATACGGCGCTGGCTAACATCACCTTTGCGTTTATTCATCTCGACTCCTTACCCACGTTATTTATCGGGGCAATTCAGGGACCCGCGCAACATATTGAACATCAACATATTCAACAGGCGACTAAAGCCTGCCACGGACTCTTTCCCAAGCGGATATTAATGGAAGCCGTCTTGTTGATAGCCGATAAAATGAATATGCAGCAGGTGTTTGCCGTCGGGAATAAAACGCATATCTATGAATGCCCGCGCTATAACAAACGTAAAAAGTTTGTCTTTGCCGATTACGACGCCTTCTGGCAAACCCTCGGCGCGCATCAGCACAGCAACGGCTATTACCATTTTCCCCTTCAGGTGACCCACAAATCGCTGGACGATATCGCCAGCAAGAAACGCGCAGAATACCGCCGCCGCTATCAACTGCTCGACGATATGGAAATGCAGATAAGGGAGAAATTCTGA
- a CDS encoding ATP-dependent nuclease, which translates to MYLEHIDIAGFRGINRLSLTLTQPDRRGVALDALSTARPTTHQGTLNTNTVLLGENAWGKSSLLDALSLLLSPESDLYCFQEQDFHFPAGELKEKQRYLHVVFTFCENQPGNHMSPRFNPLSPLWVRCSDKLNRIYYRLEGEMDDDGSVATWRTFLSANGEPLALTTIDPLAKALIRLHPVLRLRDARFIRRISKEDLAPQLQQDNASLARQLDELTQGLVHNPQLLTNAELRQGLAAMQQLLEHYFGMNSFTPGSFGADKQAVTHLEATGGGAKGVLSTLPEMRSDKGSATGLAEERRRNRHTWQQKRQGRAESRQAWRSLNNINQMIAEPNSRSMRVMLLAMFSTLLQAKGSVALHPDARPLLLIEDPETRLHPIMLSVAWGLLEQLPLQRITTTNSGDLLSLVPVEQICRLVRESGKVAAYRIGPQGMSSEDSRRIAFHIRYSRPSSLFARCWLLVEGETEVWLLNQLARQCGYNFESEGIKVIEFAQSGLKPLLRFARQMGIEWHVLVDGDEAGKKYAATVSSMVENNDEMLRHRLTAFPAMDIENYLYRHGFEEVYRRAAGTPEHANVSTRQIIENAVRRSSKPDLAIEVAMAAAGRGGGAVPTVLKQMFSRVAWLARGRAD; encoded by the coding sequence TTGACGCACTCAGCACTGCGCGTCCGACGACGCATCAGGGCACGCTCAACACCAATACGGTGCTGCTGGGCGAGAATGCATGGGGTAAATCCAGCCTGCTCGACGCGCTGAGCCTGCTGTTGTCGCCCGAATCCGACCTCTACTGTTTTCAGGAACAGGATTTCCATTTTCCGGCCGGTGAGCTGAAAGAGAAGCAGCGCTACCTGCATGTGGTGTTTACTTTCTGCGAGAATCAGCCGGGCAACCACATGTCGCCGCGTTTCAATCCGCTGTCGCCGCTGTGGGTGCGCTGTAGCGATAAACTGAACCGCATCTATTATCGTCTCGAAGGCGAAATGGACGATGACGGCAGCGTGGCCACCTGGCGAACCTTTTTGTCGGCAAACGGTGAGCCGCTGGCACTGACCACCATCGATCCTCTGGCGAAAGCCCTGATCAGACTGCACCCGGTACTGCGCCTGCGCGATGCCCGTTTCATCCGCCGGATAAGCAAGGAAGATCTCGCGCCGCAGTTGCAGCAGGACAACGCCAGTCTGGCGCGTCAGCTCGACGAACTGACGCAGGGGCTGGTTCACAATCCGCAGCTGTTGACCAACGCCGAATTGCGTCAGGGTCTGGCGGCGATGCAGCAACTGCTCGAGCACTACTTTGGTATGAACAGTTTTACCCCCGGCAGTTTCGGCGCAGACAAACAGGCCGTCACTCACCTCGAAGCCACGGGCGGCGGGGCAAAGGGAGTTCTGTCGACTCTGCCTGAAATGCGAAGTGATAAAGGGAGCGCCACAGGGCTTGCCGAAGAGCGTCGTCGCAACCGGCATACCTGGCAGCAGAAACGTCAGGGCAGGGCCGAAAGCCGTCAGGCGTGGCGTTCGTTGAATAACATCAACCAAATGATTGCCGAACCCAACAGCCGCAGTATGCGCGTGATGCTGCTCGCCATGTTCTCGACGCTGTTGCAGGCCAAGGGTTCCGTAGCCCTGCATCCCGACGCGCGACCGCTGTTGCTGATAGAAGACCCCGAAACCCGCCTGCACCCGATCATGCTGTCGGTGGCGTGGGGCTTGCTCGAACAGCTCCCTTTGCAACGCATTACCACCACCAACTCCGGCGACTTGCTGTCGCTGGTGCCGGTCGAGCAGATTTGCCGACTGGTCAGAGAGTCCGGCAAGGTGGCCGCCTACCGCATCGGGCCGCAGGGCATGAGTTCGGAAGACAGCCGTCGCATAGCCTTCCACATTCGCTACAGTCGTCCGTCGTCGCTGTTTGCCCGTTGCTGGCTGCTGGTTGAGGGCGAAACGGAGGTCTGGCTATTAAACCAGCTGGCGCGTCAGTGCGGCTACAATTTCGAGTCGGAGGGCATCAAGGTTATCGAATTCGCGCAAAGCGGATTAAAACCGCTGCTGCGCTTTGCCCGTCAGATGGGTATCGAGTGGCACGTGCTGGTGGACGGCGATGAAGCAGGCAAGAAATATGCCGCAACCGTTTCCAGCATGGTCGAGAACAACGACGAAATGCTGCGTCATCGATTGACGGCATTTCCCGCAATGGACATCGAAAATTATCTTTATCGCCATGGTTTCGAAGAAGTATACCGACGCGCAGCAGGCACGCCGGAGCACGCCAATGTCTCGACACGACAAATCATCGAAAACGCGGTACGCCGCAGTTCAAAGCCGGATCTGGCAATAGAAGTCGCGATGGCGGCGGCAGGGCGCGGCGGAGGTGCAGTGCCGACGGTGTTGAAGCAGATGTTTTCGCGTGTAGCCTGGCTCGCGCGTGGGCGTGCAGACTAA